In one window of Pseudochaenichthys georgianus unplaced genomic scaffold, fPseGeo1.2 scaffold_927_arrow_ctg1, whole genome shotgun sequence DNA:
- the LOC117444776 gene encoding glucocorticoid receptor-like has protein sequence MDQGRLKRNGNQDDSLTFGETGSGVGRETGDRAGLLLQSAGHLLGPRSMPQPTVAPNGHGVTKDQGQLGGLFDSLQHHIQCEGSDMKEGKITRMQKQHQDSGVFNIEDNLPLLKQNISNHNSPAPSVISTSVSSILGNLPLPDLFPQHIKQEGHFSMDKDLKNYSCNTGVRLCDLDEKGSCLMEDSEMWQDLDLPNSLPEISDFELDSEVAHLDNILHDSRGGGGPVSGLLKETKPLVGNGVNCNNVNGTDQQHQPIHHQQQQQHHLLQHQLHHQQQPAPLLSSVMIKEEKDPDDSFIHIRTPGVVKQEKQENTGFCQSQCLQSSMSSLHGGSSMSSPMEGASYLYRANPSSTVGLQDQEPFGMYSNLPLVGETWARGNRFGESSGLQRGDDGLPSAAALASFSVNFSSIHRT, from the exons ATGGATCAGGGTAGACTGAAGCGCAACGGTAATCAAGACGACAGCCTGACATTTGGGGAGACAGGATCCGGAGTAGGCAGGGAAACGGGTGACAGAGCTGGTTTACTGCTCCAGTCTGCAGGGCACCTGCTCGGTCCCAGGTCTATGCCCCAGCCCACAGTGGCCCCGAATGGACATGGTGTAACCAAAGACCAAGGGCAACTTGGAGGCCTCTTTGATTCTCTTCAGCATCACATCCAATGTGAGGGCTCAGACATGAAGGAGGGTAAGATCACCAGAATGCAGAAACAACACCAGGATAGCGGCGTATTTAACATTGAGGACAACCTGCCGTTGTTGAAACAGAATATTTCCAATCACAACAGTCCGGCCCCCTCTGTCATCAGCACCTCAGTCTCCTCGATCCTGGGGAATCTCCCTCTGCCTGATCTTTTTCCCCAACACATCAAGCAGGAGGGACATTTTTCTATGGATAAAGACTTGAAAAATTACAGCTGTAACACGGGTGTAAGGCTGTGTGATTTAGATGAGAAAGGCAGTTGCCTAATGGAGGATTCTGAAATGTGGCAAGACCTGGACCTTCCTAATTCTCTGCCAGAAATTAGCGATTTTGAGTTGGATTCAGAAGTGGCACACTTGGATAACATCCTCCATGACAGCAGGGGTGGAGGCGGTCCTGTCAGCGGCTTGCTAAAAGAAACAAAGCCTCTGGTGGGTAACGGAGTAAACTGCAACAATGTGAACGGCACGGACCAGCAGCACCAGCCCATCcaccatcagcagcagcagcagcaccacctTCTACAGCACCAGCTCCATCACCAGCAGCAGCCTGCACCTCTGCTCTCCAGCGTTATGATCAAGGAGGAGAAGGATCCTGACGACTCTTTCATTCACATCCGTACTCCTGGTGTTGTGAAACAGGAGAAGCAGGAGAATACAGGGTTCTGCCAGTCGCAGTGTCTGCAGAGCAGCATGAGCTCTCTCCATGGAGGAAGCTCCATGTCTTCCCCTATGGAAGGAGCTTCGTACCTATACAGAGCCAACCCATCCTCCACAGTGGGCCTACAAGACCAAGAGCCTTTTGGCATGTACTCAAACCTACCTCTGGTGGGGGAGACCTGGGCCAGGGGGAACCGGTTCGGAGAGTCGTCCGGGTTGCAGAGGGGTGACGACGGACTCCCCTCCGCTGCAGCCTTGGCAAGTTTTTCTGTCAACTTCTCAAG CATCCACAGAACATGA